One window of the Flavobacteriaceae bacterium YJPT1-3 genome contains the following:
- a CDS encoding endonuclease/exonuclease/phosphatase family protein, which translates to MKKLAWYDRIVFFFNSLLATLLLLGYALPFIPPQVFPALSVLTLLIPILIVINLLFLVYWGIRLKKQMLVSGLVLLLGIGHVFSLFNFTGTAFAKADEGVSIMSYNVRSFNLYDWKKDAQIPKRITDFVEEQSADVVCLQEYHSRAKLDPNKYPYRYKKMRGKKERMGQIIYSKYPIVGKGSLDFENTVNNVIYADIVKDKDTIRVYNVHLESLRVEPQLENLQQQNSRKLLGRLGNSFSKQQEQAEVFIQHQQACPHPYFIAGDFNNSAFSYVYRRIKNNHVDAFDQEGSGFGKTFTFDFIPLRIDFLLVPDSYEVRQFQNYEEIEFSDHYPIIGRFVKS; encoded by the coding sequence ATGAAAAAGCTGGCCTGGTACGATCGGATAGTCTTTTTTTTCAATAGCTTGCTGGCCACCTTGCTACTGTTGGGCTATGCCTTGCCCTTCATCCCGCCTCAGGTCTTTCCTGCCCTTTCCGTGTTGACCCTATTGATCCCCATCCTGATCGTGATCAATCTGCTCTTTTTGGTCTATTGGGGAATTCGTTTGAAGAAACAAATGCTGGTCTCGGGCCTGGTGCTGTTATTGGGTATTGGTCATGTCTTTTCACTTTTTAATTTTACGGGTACCGCTTTCGCGAAAGCTGACGAAGGCGTCTCCATCATGAGCTATAACGTTCGGAGTTTTAATCTCTACGACTGGAAAAAAGATGCTCAAATTCCGAAGCGTATTACTGATTTTGTGGAAGAACAATCGGCTGATGTGGTCTGTTTACAGGAGTACCATTCCCGGGCGAAGTTAGATCCCAATAAGTATCCGTATCGCTACAAGAAAATGCGCGGAAAAAAGGAACGGATGGGACAGATCATCTACTCGAAATACCCCATAGTAGGCAAGGGATCTCTGGATTTTGAAAATACGGTAAACAATGTCATTTACGCCGATATCGTTAAGGATAAGGACACTATCCGGGTCTATAATGTGCATTTAGAATCGCTGCGGGTAGAGCCACAACTTGAAAATTTACAACAACAGAATTCGAGAAAGCTTTTAGGCCGCCTGGGTAACTCCTTCAGCAAACAGCAAGAACAGGCCGAAGTTTTTATCCAGCATCAGCAGGCCTGTCCCCATCCGTATTTTATTGCGGGTGATTTTAACAATTCGGCTTTTTCCTATGTGTATCGCAGGATCAAGAACAACCATGTGGATGCTTTTGATCAGGAGGGGAGCGGCTTCGGTAAAACCTTTACCTTCGACTTTATTCCCCTGCGCATTGATTTTTTACTGGTTCCGGACAGTTATGAAGTCAGGCAATTTCAAAATTATGAGGAGATCGAATTCTCTGATCACTATCCCATTATAGGTCGTTTCGTCAAATCGTAA
- a CDS encoding DUF5683 domain-containing protein — protein sequence MKTKTSLLLTVLLFAFAFAKAQEIQPTPSEEKAAIGAQDTLKLEEYNPLKPAKAAFYSAVFPGLGQAYNKDYWKIPIVYGALGTGIYFAVDNDREFKRYRTALKQRFAGRDDEFTVDGEEIFTDDGLIRAQDFFRRRKELSILVTVGIYILQIVEANVDAHLSQFTVDDKLSLKPEVYQQDWGGNTNFGLSLNYSF from the coding sequence GTGAAGACTAAAACGTCCCTCCTCCTAACCGTACTCCTATTCGCTTTTGCTTTCGCGAAAGCACAAGAAATCCAACCCACGCCTTCTGAAGAGAAGGCTGCTATTGGTGCTCAGGACACCTTGAAACTCGAAGAATACAATCCGCTAAAGCCCGCCAAAGCCGCCTTTTACTCGGCAGTATTTCCCGGCTTGGGGCAGGCCTACAACAAAGACTACTGGAAAATTCCCATCGTGTACGGAGCCCTGGGTACCGGAATTTACTTTGCTGTGGATAACGATCGTGAATTTAAACGCTACCGTACCGCTCTTAAGCAACGCTTTGCGGGAAGAGATGATGAATTTACAGTAGATGGGGAAGAGATTTTTACAGACGACGGTCTCATTCGTGCGCAGGATTTTTTTAGACGACGTAAGGAACTCTCTATACTGGTCACTGTGGGCATTTATATTCTGCAAATCGTAGAAGCCAATGTAGATGCTCACTTATCTCAGTTCACGGTAGACGATAAACTTTCGTTAAAACCGGAAGTCTATCAGCAGGATTGGGGTGGAAATACCAACTTTGGACTCAGCTTAAATTATTCTTTCTGA
- a CDS encoding rhomboid family intramembrane serine protease has protein sequence MDTSSLRYQYRTANVVLKLIAINAIIFIALGLLSWILGFSQDYLASWFVLPSDVMSTLGQPWSVLTYAFLHFSFWHIFWNMLVLYMFGRFVLNLFTEKRFLTIYLLGGIAGAFFFVLAYSLFPVLQGSRGYLIGASAAVNAIIVFIAAYTPNTPVRIIFFNVKLWQIGVFVVVMDLIQIPTSNNAGGLISHLGGALFGYVYARQLLKGNDIGLWWEKMLDSIAVWFKPRSERPAKMKTVHRSKTPPRRKASNKNGPAKTSQQQRVDDILDKISKSGYDSLSKSEKDFLFKAGKDS, from the coding sequence ATGGATACATCGAGCTTGCGGTACCAATACAGAACGGCTAATGTGGTCCTAAAACTGATCGCGATCAATGCAATCATCTTTATCGCCTTGGGGTTGCTTTCCTGGATTCTGGGCTTCTCTCAGGACTATCTGGCAAGCTGGTTTGTTTTACCCTCTGATGTGATGTCTACCCTGGGCCAACCGTGGTCGGTACTCACCTATGCCTTCCTGCACTTCAGCTTCTGGCATATTTTCTGGAACATGTTGGTGCTCTATATGTTTGGGCGTTTTGTACTCAATCTATTCACGGAGAAGCGATTTTTGACCATCTACTTACTGGGTGGGATCGCCGGTGCCTTTTTCTTTGTATTGGCCTATTCCTTATTTCCGGTCTTGCAGGGCAGCAGGGGCTATCTTATAGGCGCTTCAGCCGCTGTTAACGCCATCATTGTGTTTATTGCAGCTTACACGCCCAATACGCCGGTTCGGATCATCTTTTTCAATGTTAAATTGTGGCAGATCGGGGTGTTTGTGGTGGTCATGGACCTGATTCAGATCCCGACCTCTAACAATGCAGGCGGACTCATCTCGCACCTGGGTGGGGCACTCTTTGGATACGTCTACGCCCGTCAACTCCTCAAAGGGAATGATATTGGCTTGTGGTGGGAAAAAATGCTGGATAGTATTGCTGTTTGGTTTAAACCCCGCAGTGAACGTCCCGCTAAGATGAAAACCGTTCACCGCAGTAAAACTCCACCCCGGCGAAAGGCCTCCAATAAAAATGGCCCTGCCAAGACCAGCCAGCAGCAACGGGTAGATGACATTCTGGATAAGATCAGTAAAAGCGGCTATGATAGCCTAAGCAAAAGTGAAAAAGATTTTCTGTTTAAGGCCGGTAAAGACTCCTGA
- a CDS encoding WbqC family protein, with protein MVDAVLLHPTYGCPIPHYAALVQAKTVHYEAHGNYQKQSFRNRMHIATANGQLALHIPIKHSGTQGHQAIQEVHIENEFNWQRNHWRSLEIAYRSSPFFEFYEDDLRPLYSESYESLYAFNLALDTVFREHLDIRAEVIFTTAFEKSPAIADGRAFAKAKTKNKPTIPAYSQVFEEKTGFIPHCSTLDLLFNLGPQASSYLKDYPLEEALKLTI; from the coding sequence ATGGTTGATGCTGTGCTTTTACATCCTACCTATGGGTGTCCCATTCCTCATTACGCGGCCTTGGTTCAGGCAAAGACCGTGCATTATGAGGCCCATGGGAACTACCAAAAGCAAAGTTTTCGCAATCGCATGCACATCGCTACGGCCAATGGTCAATTAGCGCTGCATATTCCCATCAAACATTCGGGCACCCAGGGGCATCAAGCCATACAGGAAGTGCATATTGAAAATGAATTTAACTGGCAACGCAATCATTGGCGTTCGCTGGAAATCGCTTATCGCAGTTCTCCTTTTTTCGAATTTTACGAAGACGATTTACGGCCACTATACAGTGAATCGTACGAGTCGCTCTACGCATTTAATCTGGCCCTGGATACGGTATTTCGGGAGCATCTGGATATCAGGGCAGAAGTTATTTTTACTACAGCATTTGAGAAAAGTCCGGCTATTGCAGATGGACGGGCTTTCGCGAAAGCCAAAACAAAGAATAAACCCACCATACCTGCCTATTCTCAGGTGTTTGAAGAAAAAACCGGATTCATACCGCACTGCAGCACCCTGGACCTGCTGTTTAACTTAGGTCCTCAGGCCTCTTCCTATCTCAAGGACTATCCACTGGAGGAAGCCTTGAAGCTTACGATTTGA
- the lepB gene encoding signal peptidase I: MTFTQWFIFFLVLQLIHFAGTWKLYLKAGRKAWEAAVPFYNAIVLMQIIKRPKWWVILLFVPIVNLIMFPVVWVETARSFGKTSKWDTALCVLTLGFYLFYLNYVEISRLNYRADRSLIPKTSSGEWTSSILFAVVAATIVHTYVMQPFTIPSSSLEKTLLVGDFLFVSKFHYGARIPMTTVAAPMVHDTVPALPLPFTGIKLTPKFKSYLSHPQLPYMRLPGFQDIERNDIVVFNKPVDTMLTIDYTDKYYYKPIDKKTNLVKRCVAIPGDTLEFRNGFVYIDGEPNDLPDRARLQFSYEFEVKGEGFDQRIFELLRNRYDITDGLYQEGNKLVLPAATAEAAEQFSGHPSVANLKRRDKPQGEYDPSIFPNDPQYPWNVDWFGPLYVPEKGATVTITQKNIPLYKRIIEVYDGSELGIDNTVTLSGTEVLLNGAPLTEYTFKQDYYWMVGDNRDNSLDARTWGFVPYNHVVGKPVFIWMSWDGSQKGIQNKVRWERLFTTVGGDGQPVSYFTLFIGLLVAYFVFSYIRKRRKKA, from the coding sequence ATGACTTTTACACAGTGGTTCATTTTCTTTCTGGTTCTCCAACTCATTCATTTCGCAGGAACCTGGAAATTATATTTAAAAGCAGGAAGAAAAGCCTGGGAAGCAGCCGTACCGTTCTATAATGCCATCGTTTTGATGCAGATCATTAAACGCCCCAAATGGTGGGTGATCCTGCTTTTTGTACCTATAGTGAATTTGATCATGTTCCCGGTGGTTTGGGTGGAGACGGCACGAAGCTTTGGTAAGACTTCTAAATGGGACACGGCCCTGTGTGTTTTGACTTTAGGCTTTTACTTATTCTACTTGAATTATGTAGAGATCAGTCGGTTGAATTATCGGGCAGACCGCTCTTTGATTCCCAAAACCTCTTCCGGCGAATGGACCAGCTCCATTTTGTTTGCAGTAGTAGCGGCTACTATTGTTCACACCTACGTGATGCAACCCTTTACCATTCCTTCCTCTTCCCTGGAAAAGACCTTATTGGTGGGTGATTTCCTATTTGTGAGCAAGTTTCATTACGGGGCCCGTATTCCAATGACCACCGTGGCAGCGCCCATGGTACACGATACGGTACCTGCCCTACCCCTGCCATTTACGGGAATTAAATTGACCCCTAAGTTTAAGTCGTATCTCTCCCATCCCCAACTACCTTATATGCGCTTACCCGGGTTTCAGGATATTGAACGGAACGACATCGTGGTCTTCAACAAACCGGTAGATACGATGTTGACCATCGATTATACGGACAAATACTATTACAAGCCCATCGATAAAAAGACCAATCTAGTCAAGCGTTGTGTGGCGATTCCCGGAGATACGCTTGAATTCAGGAATGGCTTTGTTTATATCGATGGTGAACCCAACGACTTACCCGACCGCGCCCGACTGCAGTTTTCGTACGAGTTTGAAGTGAAAGGGGAAGGCTTTGATCAACGCATTTTTGAACTGCTGCGCAATCGCTACGACATTACCGACGGTCTGTATCAGGAAGGTAATAAATTAGTCCTGCCGGCGGCGACTGCAGAGGCGGCAGAGCAGTTCTCCGGACATCCCAGTGTGGCGAATCTGAAGCGACGCGATAAGCCGCAAGGAGAATACGACCCTTCCATATTCCCTAACGATCCACAGTATCCCTGGAATGTCGATTGGTTCGGTCCCTTGTACGTGCCTGAAAAAGGAGCTACCGTGACCATCACTCAAAAGAACATTCCCCTGTACAAACGGATCATCGAAGTATATGATGGCTCCGAATTGGGAATCGATAACACGGTCACTTTATCCGGCACTGAGGTCTTACTCAACGGGGCTCCGCTTACCGAATATACCTTTAAACAGGATTATTACTGGATGGTGGGCGACAACCGCGACAACTCGCTAGACGCGCGCACCTGGGGCTTTGTGCCCTACAATCACGTCGTTGGGAAACCGGTATTTATCTGGATGAGTTGGGATGGCTCCCAAAAAGGAATCCAGAACAAGGTTCGTTGGGAACGCTTATTTACAACGGTAGGTGGCGATGGACAACCGGTGTCATATTTCACCTTGTTCATCGGATTGCTTGTTGCCTACTTTGTTTTTAGTTATATCCGTAAGCGTAGAAAAAAAGCCTAA
- the dapB gene encoding 4-hydroxy-tetrahydrodipicolinate reductase produces the protein MNIALLGYGKMGKTIEQLALDKGHQIALRVDDKQSFDLSAVDVAIDFSTPEAAVSNISQCLKNNTPVVSGTTGWLDRYEEMVNLCHQQQGAFLYASNFSVGVNLFFALNEKLAQLMKGQQQYRPSMEEIHHTQKLDAPSGTAITLAEGIIKEHIRKAWVNLTPEQDITKTDQDQLPIVSKRLGDVPGTHTISFQSDIDEITITHKAHSRAGFAAGALQAAEWLVGKQGVYSMQDVLNLS, from the coding sequence ATGAATATCGCTTTACTGGGCTATGGAAAAATGGGTAAAACCATCGAACAGTTGGCGCTGGATAAGGGACACCAGATCGCTTTGCGCGTCGATGATAAGCAATCTTTCGATCTGAGTGCGGTAGATGTAGCCATCGATTTCAGCACCCCGGAAGCTGCTGTATCCAACATCAGTCAATGTTTGAAGAACAACACCCCGGTGGTTAGCGGGACTACTGGTTGGCTTGATCGGTATGAAGAGATGGTCAATCTTTGCCATCAACAACAAGGCGCCTTTCTTTATGCCTCCAATTTCAGCGTGGGCGTCAATTTGTTCTTTGCCTTAAATGAGAAACTCGCACAACTCATGAAAGGACAGCAGCAATACCGTCCGAGTATGGAAGAAATTCACCATACCCAAAAGCTGGACGCCCCCAGTGGGACTGCCATCACCCTGGCCGAGGGAATCATCAAAGAACATATCCGGAAAGCGTGGGTCAATCTCACTCCAGAGCAGGATATCACTAAAACAGATCAAGATCAATTGCCCATCGTTTCCAAGCGATTGGGAGACGTTCCGGGAACGCATACGATCAGTTTTCAATCGGATATTGATGAGATCACCATCACGCATAAAGCACACTCTCGAGCCGGTTTTGCCGCCGGCGCGCTGCAGGCCGCAGAATGGCTGGTAGGCAAACAAGGAGTCTACTCCATGCAAGATGTACTAAATTTATCCTAA
- a CDS encoding AAA family ATPase, translated as MGKIIAIANQKGGVGKTTTSINLAASLGVLEKNVLLIDADPQANATSGLGIDVDQVEKGTYQLLEHTRTAEECIVHTDTPNLDVIPAHIDLVAIEIELVDKEEREYMMRKSILHLKDQYDFIIIDCAPSLGLLTLNALTAADSVIIPIQCEYFALEGLGKLLNTIKSVQRIHNKDLDIEGLLLTMFDSRLRLSNQVVEEVQKHFAEMVFETVIQRNVRLSEAPSYGESIINYDASSKGATNYLSLAHELIEKNKA; from the coding sequence ATGGGTAAAATTATCGCTATTGCCAATCAAAAAGGAGGGGTGGGTAAGACCACCACTTCCATTAATCTGGCCGCCTCTCTAGGAGTTCTTGAAAAGAATGTACTCCTCATTGATGCTGACCCTCAGGCGAACGCCACCTCCGGTCTTGGCATTGATGTAGATCAGGTGGAAAAAGGCACCTACCAGCTCTTAGAGCATACTCGCACTGCTGAAGAGTGTATCGTTCATACGGACACCCCCAACTTAGATGTGATCCCCGCTCATATTGATCTGGTCGCCATCGAAATTGAATTGGTCGATAAGGAGGAGCGTGAATACATGATGCGCAAAAGCATCCTGCATTTGAAGGATCAGTATGATTTTATTATTATCGATTGTGCGCCATCACTGGGTTTACTGACCTTAAATGCATTAACGGCAGCCGATTCGGTCATCATTCCAATACAATGCGAATATTTTGCGTTAGAAGGACTAGGAAAGCTGTTGAACACCATCAAAAGTGTTCAGCGTATCCATAATAAAGATTTGGATATTGAGGGGTTACTGCTCACCATGTTCGACTCGCGATTGCGATTGTCCAACCAAGTGGTGGAGGAAGTGCAAAAGCACTTTGCAGAAATGGTTTTCGAAACAGTGATTCAGCGCAATGTACGCTTGAGTGAGGCGCCAAGTTATGGAGAAAGCATCATCAACTATGATGCGTCCAGCAAAGGAGCGACCAATTACCTGAGCCTGGCTCACGAGTTGATCGAAAAGAATAAAGCATAG
- a CDS encoding insulinase family protein, with the protein MNKRKMFMLLFVGFLGFLGTAQDISKSTPIQEQKIPVDPEVKIGTLSNGLTYYIRNNGKPEDKVELRLVVNAGSIMENEDQQGLAHFMEHMNFNGTKNFEKNDLVDYLQSIGVKFGADLNAYTSFDETVYILPIPSDDPEKLEKGFQILEDWAHNTTLTEEAIDGERGVVLEEYRLGLGPDKRMMQEYLPKLMYNSQYAERLPIGTKENLETFSYDALRNYYKTWYRPDLMAVIAVGDLDVETLEKKIKSHFSSINKAKNPEERKSYPLPNHEETLIAIAADPEAAFSQVQIAYKDRNEAPTVETVVDYKEQLAKQLFSTMINNRLNERRNAANPPFVFGFSYYGGTYARSKNAYQSIANTSEDGQLTGLKALLEENERVKRYGFRESEFKRAKQEILARLERAYNDRDKQESGRLIGQYVQHYLDDEPIPSVAWEYETTQALLPSIALTEVNDLINNFLHDDNRVIILTGPKKDGLELVKEEEVLALLQEVQQMEIAGYEDEALRANLIEQAPVPGSITSESTDDELGMTTLTLSNGAKVVYKKTDFKNDEIVFQASSKGGWSLYTPEEYEQTVFANGGLAEAGIAGLSTTDLSKMMSGKIVSVRPSIGRLSEGLSGQAAPKDLQTLFEMIHLYFTNLNKDEEAYGSFIAKQKSFLGNLMANPQFYFQDQLGKIRNEGNPYYTGFPTPEKMDAQNYELAFAKYQERFANAGDFTFYFVGNIDEAQLKELAKNYLASLPASEDREDFVPTEFRGKDEYQKTVVRKGTDPKSLVQIIWEEETTYDPKEALAIDALGEVLSIKLIEKLREEEGGVYGVGARGTLSKISFSNVTFSISFPCGPENVDKLVEAALQEVAKIKQDGPTAKDVQKVKETYTVERKENLQKNAFWLQEMVQADLEDRDLSRILNYDQAVSDLTGADIQDVAKKYLDDNYFLGILMPEEGE; encoded by the coding sequence ATGAATAAAAGAAAAATGTTCATGCTGCTATTTGTAGGGTTTCTGGGCTTTCTGGGGACCGCTCAAGACATCAGCAAGTCTACACCCATCCAGGAGCAGAAAATACCAGTAGATCCAGAAGTGAAGATCGGAACCCTGAGTAACGGACTCACCTACTACATTCGAAATAACGGAAAGCCGGAAGATAAGGTAGAACTTAGATTGGTGGTCAATGCTGGTTCCATTATGGAAAATGAAGATCAGCAAGGTCTTGCGCACTTTATGGAGCACATGAACTTTAACGGAACCAAGAATTTTGAAAAAAATGATCTGGTCGATTATTTACAAAGCATCGGGGTAAAATTTGGAGCCGACCTGAACGCCTACACCAGTTTTGATGAGACCGTTTACATCCTCCCCATCCCAAGTGATGATCCGGAAAAGTTGGAGAAAGGTTTTCAAATCCTCGAAGATTGGGCGCACAACACCACCCTGACGGAAGAAGCCATTGATGGTGAACGCGGCGTGGTTCTAGAAGAATACCGTCTGGGACTAGGTCCGGACAAACGCATGATGCAGGAGTACCTGCCCAAATTGATGTACAATTCTCAATATGCCGAACGTCTGCCTATAGGCACCAAAGAAAATCTGGAAACTTTTAGTTATGACGCACTGCGCAACTACTACAAGACCTGGTACCGTCCTGATCTTATGGCCGTGATCGCTGTGGGAGATCTGGATGTGGAAACGTTGGAAAAAAAGATCAAATCGCATTTCAGCTCCATCAATAAAGCAAAAAATCCGGAAGAGCGCAAGTCCTATCCCCTTCCGAACCACGAAGAAACTTTGATCGCCATTGCTGCTGATCCCGAGGCTGCGTTCTCCCAGGTGCAAATTGCCTATAAGGATCGCAATGAAGCCCCGACAGTAGAAACGGTAGTCGATTATAAGGAGCAACTGGCCAAGCAACTCTTCTCCACCATGATCAACAACCGCCTGAATGAGCGACGCAATGCTGCCAACCCACCTTTTGTTTTTGGTTTCTCCTACTACGGAGGTACTTATGCCAGAAGTAAAAATGCTTATCAATCGATAGCAAACACGAGCGAAGACGGACAGTTAACCGGACTTAAAGCTTTACTTGAAGAGAACGAACGGGTAAAGCGGTATGGCTTTCGCGAAAGCGAATTTAAACGCGCCAAACAGGAAATTCTCGCGCGCTTAGAACGAGCTTACAACGACCGTGATAAGCAGGAAAGTGGCCGCCTGATTGGACAATACGTACAACATTATCTAGATGACGAACCCATTCCGAGTGTGGCCTGGGAATACGAAACCACGCAGGCTTTGTTACCGAGCATCGCACTGACCGAAGTGAATGATCTCATCAATAATTTTCTTCATGACGACAACCGGGTGATCATTCTTACCGGACCGAAAAAAGATGGTTTGGAGCTGGTCAAAGAGGAAGAGGTGCTCGCACTACTTCAGGAAGTCCAGCAAATGGAGATCGCCGGATATGAAGATGAAGCCCTTCGAGCCAACCTGATCGAGCAGGCTCCGGTTCCCGGGTCAATCACTTCTGAATCCACTGACGACGAACTTGGAATGACCACGCTCACGCTAAGCAACGGCGCTAAAGTAGTCTATAAAAAAACCGATTTTAAAAATGATGAGATCGTATTTCAGGCCTCCAGCAAAGGGGGATGGAGCTTGTATACTCCGGAAGAATACGAGCAAACCGTTTTCGCCAATGGGGGTCTGGCAGAAGCAGGTATCGCCGGACTTTCTACGACGGACCTTTCCAAAATGATGAGCGGCAAGATCGTCAGTGTGCGTCCGAGTATCGGTCGGTTGAGCGAAGGCTTAAGCGGACAAGCGGCACCTAAGGACCTACAGACCCTTTTTGAGATGATTCATCTCTATTTCACCAACCTGAACAAAGATGAGGAAGCTTACGGATCATTCATCGCGAAGCAAAAGAGCTTTCTGGGCAACTTGATGGCTAATCCTCAGTTCTATTTTCAGGATCAGCTGGGCAAGATTCGCAACGAGGGCAATCCGTACTACACCGGATTCCCAACGCCCGAAAAGATGGATGCTCAGAATTATGAGCTCGCTTTCGCGAAATACCAGGAGCGTTTCGCCAATGCCGGTGACTTTACCTTCTACTTTGTGGGTAATATAGACGAAGCTCAGCTCAAAGAATTGGCTAAAAATTATTTAGCCTCTCTACCCGCCTCTGAGGATCGAGAAGATTTCGTACCTACGGAGTTCAGAGGAAAAGACGAGTATCAAAAAACAGTCGTTCGCAAAGGGACTGATCCAAAGAGTTTGGTGCAGATCATCTGGGAAGAAGAAACTACCTACGATCCTAAAGAAGCACTTGCTATCGATGCACTAGGTGAAGTACTTTCCATCAAGTTGATCGAAAAGCTTCGCGAAGAGGAAGGCGGCGTCTATGGCGTAGGCGCCCGGGGTACATTGAGCAAAATCTCCTTTTCCAATGTCACCTTTAGTATTTCCTTTCCCTGCGGCCCGGAGAATGTAGACAAACTGGTCGAAGCCGCCTTACAAGAAGTGGCGAAAATCAAACAAGATGGGCCGACAGCAAAAGATGTCCAGAAGGTCAAAGAAACCTATACCGTAGAACGTAAGGAGAACTTGCAGAAAAATGCATTCTGGTTACAGGAAATGGTGCAGGCCGATCTGGAGGATAGAGACCTCAGTCGTATTTTGAATTATGATCAGGCAGTCTCCGACTTGACCGGAGCTGACATTCAGGACGTGGCTAAGAAGTATCTCGATGACAATTACTTTTTGGGTATTTTAATGCCGGAAGAAGGAGAATAA
- a CDS encoding ParB/RepB/Spo0J family partition protein, translating to MAKAMKKQALGRGLSALLKDPDNDIKSASDKGADQVVGSIVELELDSIEVNPFQPRTSFNEETLRELASSIRELGVIQPITVRKLGFGKYQLVSGERRYRASKLIGLETVPAYIRIANDQESLEMALVENIQRQDLDPIEIALSYQRLIDEINLTQEQLSDRVGKNRSTIANYLRLLKLDPIIQTGMRDGFLSMGHGRALINIEDTSDQLDIYEQVIKDKLSVRQTEALVKNYHKTGNAETPEKQVVPKFIKKGVKDFSNYFGAKVEVNVSKKGNGKLIIPFSSEEDFNRLKKLVQGED from the coding sequence ATGGCAAAGGCAATGAAGAAACAGGCTTTAGGACGTGGCTTATCGGCCCTGCTCAAAGATCCTGATAACGATATCAAATCAGCTTCCGATAAAGGAGCTGATCAGGTAGTAGGCAGTATAGTAGAATTGGAATTAGACAGCATTGAGGTCAATCCTTTTCAGCCCCGTACCAGTTTTAATGAAGAGACTTTACGCGAACTTGCCTCTTCCATTCGTGAGCTGGGGGTGATTCAACCCATCACGGTTCGAAAGCTGGGCTTTGGAAAGTACCAGTTGGTTTCCGGAGAGCGCCGGTATAGAGCTTCTAAACTGATTGGTCTGGAGACCGTTCCGGCCTACATCCGGATCGCCAATGATCAAGAGTCTTTGGAAATGGCTCTGGTTGAAAACATCCAGCGTCAGGATCTGGATCCCATTGAGATCGCACTCTCCTACCAGCGTCTCATTGACGAGATCAATCTCACTCAGGAGCAATTGAGTGATCGTGTAGGTAAGAACCGATCGACCATCGCCAATTACCTCAGACTACTCAAACTGGATCCCATCATTCAGACGGGAATGCGAGACGGCTTCCTCAGCATGGGACATGGTCGTGCTTTGATCAATATTGAGGATACCAGTGATCAGCTGGACATTTACGAGCAGGTCATCAAAGACAAGTTATCGGTGCGTCAAACCGAAGCTCTGGTCAAAAATTATCATAAAACCGGAAACGCAGAAACCCCGGAAAAGCAAGTCGTTCCTAAATTTATCAAGAAAGGGGTTAAAGACTTTTCGAATTATTTTGGGGCCAAGGTAGAAGTCAATGTTTCTAAAAAAGGCAACGGCAAACTGATCATTCCTTTTTCTTCGGAAGAAGACTTCAACCGATTGAAAAAACTCGTACAGGGTGAAGACTAA